One Equus caballus isolate H_3958 breed thoroughbred chromosome 14, TB-T2T, whole genome shotgun sequence DNA segment encodes these proteins:
- the OR2B11 gene encoding olfactory receptor 2B11 (The RefSeq protein has 1 substitution compared to this genomic sequence), with translation MRSDNQSFLGDPPKDFILLGVSDRPWLELPLFVVLLVSYVLAMLGNIAIILVSRLDPQLHSPMYIFLSHLSFLDLCYTTTTVPQMLVNMGSSKKTISYGGCTVQYAIFHWLGCTECIILAAMALDRYVAICEPLRYAVIMHRTLCLQPVLVAWLSGFCNSLVQVVLTVQLPFCGRQSLNNFFCEVPAMIKLSCADTAVNDATLAVLVAFFVLVPLALILLSYGFIAHAVLKMRSSKGRRKAFGTCSSHLLVVCFFYLPAIYMYLQPPSGYSQEQGKFISLFYSIITPTLNPFIYTLRNRDVKGALRRLLSRIWRPCRR, from the coding sequence ATGAGAAGTGACAACCAGAGCTTCTTGGGGGATCCCCCTAAGGACTTCATCCTTCTAGGTGTTTCTGACAGGCCATGGCTGGAACTCCCTCTTTTCGTGGTCCTCCTGGTGTCCTATGTGCTGGCCATGTTGGGGAACATCGCCATCATTCTCGTGTCCCGGCTGGATCCCCAGCTCCACAGCCCCATGTACATCTTCCTCAGCCACCTCTCCTTCCTGGACCTCTGCTACACCACCACCACGGTCCCTCAGATGCTGGTCAACATGGGCAGCTCCAAGAAGACCATCAGCTACGGTGGCTGCACAGTGCAGTATGCCATTTTCCACTGGTTGGGATGCACTGAATGCATCATCTTGGCCGCCATGGCCCTGGACCGCTACGTGGCCATCTGTGAGCCCCTCCGGTATGCGGTCATCATGCACCGCACTCTTTGCCTGCAGCTCGTGTTGGTGGCCTGGCTCAGCGGCTTCTGCAACTCCCTCGTTCAGGTTGTCCTGACAGTGCAGTTGCCCTTCTGCGGGCGGCAGAGCCTGAACAACTTCTTCTGTGAGGTGCCAGCCATGATCAAGCTGTCGTGTGCTGACACAGCCGTGAATGACGCCACGCTGGCCGTGCTGGTGGCCTTCTTTGTGCTGGTCCCCCTAGCTCTCATCCTTCTCTCCTATGGCTTCATCGCCCATGCAGTGCTCAAGATGCGGTCCTCCAAGGGCCGGCGCAAAGCCTTTGGGACCTGTTCCTCCCACCTGTTGGTGGTCTGCTTCTTCTACCTCCCTGCCATCTACATGTACCTGCAGCCCCCTTCCGGCTACTCCCAAGAACAGGGCAAGTTTATCTCGCTCTTCTATTCCATAATCACTCCCACCCTCAATCCCTTCATCTACACCCTGAGGAATAGGGATGTGAAGGGAGCTCTGAGAAGACTCCTGTCAAGGATCTGGAGGCCCTGCAGAAGATGA